In the genome of Pseudomonas putida, one region contains:
- a CDS encoding HlyD family type I secretion periplasmic adaptor subunit yields MSLSQSIRSPHGNEKRAERDYMPELAGATLQDSPRLSRLTVWLTAGLLLTALAWAHFAVVDEVTVGEGKAIPSSKVQVVQNLEGGIVTEIFVREGQMVDKGATLLRLDDTRFLSNKGESEADRYALTAQVERLSAESEGRPLSLSDEVRAKAPQVAEDETALYESRQRRLASEKQTLNEQLRQKTQELAEFRSKVDQYRSALGLLQQELNMSTPLVGTGAISPVEILRLKQRAVEARGQLNATSLAIPRAEAAVAEIKSKIQESDATFRSEAAKELNDKRTELSKITATSIAIDDRVNRTTVVSPVRGIIKLLKVNTIGGVVQPGSDLVEIVPIEDNLLIEAKVRPQDVAFLHPGQTAMVKFSAYDYTIYGGLKAKLELIGADTVTDDKGNAFYLIQVRTEKNHLGGDNKPLLIIPGMVATVDIITGRKSVLDYLLKPVLKARTEALRER; encoded by the coding sequence ATGTCCCTGAGCCAGAGCATCCGCAGCCCCCACGGCAACGAAAAGCGCGCCGAACGCGACTACATGCCGGAGCTGGCCGGCGCCACCTTGCAGGACTCGCCCCGCCTGTCGCGCCTGACCGTGTGGCTGACGGCCGGCCTGCTGCTCACGGCATTGGCCTGGGCCCACTTCGCGGTGGTCGATGAGGTCACCGTAGGCGAAGGCAAGGCCATCCCGTCGAGCAAGGTGCAGGTCGTGCAGAACCTCGAAGGCGGCATCGTCACCGAGATCTTCGTGCGTGAGGGCCAGATGGTCGACAAAGGCGCCACCTTGCTGCGCCTGGACGACACGCGGTTTTTGTCCAACAAGGGTGAGAGCGAGGCCGACCGCTATGCCCTGACGGCCCAGGTCGAGCGCTTGTCAGCCGAATCCGAAGGCCGCCCCTTAAGCCTTTCGGACGAAGTGCGCGCCAAGGCGCCCCAGGTGGCCGAGGACGAAACGGCCCTGTATGAGTCGCGCCAGCGCCGCCTGGCAAGCGAAAAGCAGACCCTCAACGAACAACTGCGACAGAAAACCCAGGAGCTGGCCGAGTTTCGCTCCAAGGTCGACCAGTACCGCTCGGCCCTGGGCCTGCTGCAACAGGAGCTGAACATGTCCACTCCGCTGGTGGGCACCGGGGCGATTTCACCCGTGGAGATCCTGCGCCTGAAGCAGCGCGCCGTTGAAGCACGCGGCCAGCTCAATGCAACCAGCCTGGCGATCCCACGAGCCGAGGCTGCCGTGGCGGAGATCAAGAGCAAGATCCAGGAGTCCGACGCCACCTTCCGTTCGGAGGCGGCCAAGGAGCTCAATGACAAACGCACGGAGCTGTCGAAGATCACCGCCACCAGCATCGCCATCGACGACAGGGTCAACCGCACCACCGTGGTGTCGCCGGTGCGCGGGATCATCAAGCTGCTCAAGGTCAATACCATTGGCGGCGTGGTGCAGCCTGGCAGCGACCTGGTCGAGATCGTGCCGATCGAGGACAACTTACTGATCGAGGCCAAGGTCCGACCGCAGGACGTCGCCTTCCTGCACCCGGGGCAGACGGCGATGGTCAAGTTCAGTGCCTATGACTACACCATCTATGGTGGGCTCAAGGCCAAGCTTGAGCTGATCGGTGCCGACACCGTGACCGACGACAAGGGCAACGCCTTCTACCTGATCCAGGTACGCACCGAGAAGAACCACCTGGGCGGGGACAACAAACCCTTGCTGATCATTCCGGGAATGGTGGCCACGGTCGACATCATCACCGGGCGCAAGAGTGTGCTCGACTACCTGTTGAAACCGGTGCTCAAGGCCCGGACAGAGGCGCTGCGCGAGCGCTGA
- a CDS encoding ureidoglycolate lyase has translation MRTLVIEPLTKEAFAPFGDVIETDGSDHFMINNGSTMRFHKLATVETAEPEDKAIISIFRADALEMPLTVRMLERHPLGSQAFIPLLGNPFLIVVAPVGDAPVSGLVRAFRSNGRQGVNYHRGVWHHPVLTIEKRDDFLVVDRSGSGNNCDEHYFTEDQMLILNPHQ, from the coding sequence ATGCGCACTTTAGTGATCGAGCCCCTGACCAAAGAAGCCTTCGCCCCTTTCGGTGACGTGATCGAAACCGATGGCAGCGACCACTTCATGATCAACAACGGGTCGACCATGCGCTTCCACAAGCTCGCCACGGTCGAGACCGCCGAGCCTGAGGACAAAGCGATCATCAGCATCTTCCGCGCCGACGCCCTGGAGATGCCATTGACCGTACGCATGCTGGAACGCCATCCGCTGGGCAGCCAGGCTTTCATCCCGCTGCTCGGCAACCCCTTTCTGATCGTGGTCGCGCCAGTTGGCGATGCACCTGTATCAGGCTTGGTCCGTGCCTTCCGCAGCAATGGCAGGCAGGGCGTTAATTACCATCGCGGCGTCTGGCACCACCCGGTGCTGACGATCGAAAAGCGGGATGATTTCCTGGTGGTTGATCGCAGTGGTTCCGGCAACAACTGCGATGAGCATTACTTCACCGAGGATCAGATGCTGATCCTCAATCCCCACCAATAA
- a CDS encoding LTA synthase family protein — translation MRASLAAPWRFLLLLCSLWFGIFVLTRLTLLLTHLDEFQGNYFSLFFSATLYDVSFLAYAALPMSLYLALCPTALWRSRAHRSVLRIVLAASLFLMLFVAVAEWLFWDEFGVRFNFIAVDYLVYSKEVLDNIRESYPIPTLLSGLAVTALVLTLLLQKPFAWALSGPTSDLRQRVLGVATVAGLCAVSALAIDQQFPRGQDGNAYQRELASNGPYQFFAAFRNNELDYTQFYASLGANEVGAQMHKELAEANARFDAGEPQDIRRHITANGPQRTPNIILVTIESFSAKYMGSNGDARNLTPNLDALRGQSLYFNNFYATGTRTDRGLEAITLSIPPTPGRSIVKRIGRESGYASLGQQLSAIGYDAVFVYGGRGYFDNMNAFFSGNGYRIVDQSSVDESEITFKNAWGMADEDLYRQAIKLADADHAKQVPFFLQLMTTSNHRPYTYPDGRIDIPSGEGREGAVKYTDHAIAQFLGQVRDKPWFDNTLFVFVADHTAGSAGMEDLPVSNYQIPLWIYAPKLIEPRETSMLASQIDLAPTLLGLLNVSYTSTFFGRDLLRGDELPPRVLIGNYQHLGLFDGKDLAILSPRGGLRVHEDALGNSRERKVGDDNPLIRRAITYYQSAAYGFSKGLLAWKPQQIENVTVSP, via the coding sequence ATGCGCGCATCACTCGCTGCTCCCTGGCGTTTTCTCCTGCTACTTTGCTCACTCTGGTTCGGCATATTTGTGCTGACCCGACTCACACTGCTCCTCACACATCTCGATGAGTTTCAAGGCAACTACTTCTCATTATTCTTCAGCGCCACACTGTATGACGTAAGTTTCCTTGCCTACGCCGCCCTGCCAATGAGCCTGTACCTGGCGCTCTGCCCCACGGCGCTGTGGCGCTCTCGTGCACATCGCAGCGTGTTGCGCATTGTACTGGCGGCGAGTCTGTTCCTGATGCTGTTCGTCGCCGTGGCCGAGTGGCTGTTCTGGGACGAATTCGGCGTGCGCTTCAACTTCATCGCGGTCGACTACCTGGTGTACTCCAAGGAAGTGCTGGACAACATCCGCGAGTCCTATCCAATCCCGACGCTGCTCAGTGGCTTGGCGGTCACTGCCCTGGTGCTCACACTCCTGCTGCAAAAGCCCTTCGCCTGGGCCTTGTCGGGACCGACCAGCGACCTGCGCCAGCGCGTGCTGGGCGTTGCCACCGTGGCAGGCCTCTGTGCCGTGTCGGCACTGGCAATCGACCAACAGTTTCCCCGCGGGCAGGATGGCAATGCCTACCAGCGCGAACTGGCCAGCAACGGGCCGTATCAGTTCTTTGCCGCCTTCCGAAACAACGAACTCGACTACACCCAGTTCTATGCAAGCCTCGGCGCGAACGAGGTCGGTGCCCAGATGCACAAGGAACTGGCCGAAGCCAACGCCCGCTTCGACGCAGGCGAGCCCCAGGATATCCGCCGACACATCACGGCCAACGGCCCACAGCGCACCCCGAACATCATCCTGGTGACGATCGAGAGTTTCAGCGCCAAGTACATGGGCAGCAACGGCGATGCTCGCAACCTCACCCCCAACCTCGATGCGCTACGCGGCCAGAGCCTGTACTTCAACAACTTCTACGCGACCGGCACCCGCACCGATCGCGGGCTGGAAGCGATCACCCTGTCGATCCCGCCAACGCCTGGGCGTTCGATCGTTAAACGCATCGGCCGCGAGAGTGGCTATGCCAGCCTCGGCCAGCAATTGTCAGCCATTGGCTACGACGCCGTGTTCGTCTACGGCGGACGCGGCTATTTCGACAACATGAATGCCTTCTTCAGCGGCAACGGCTATCGCATCGTCGACCAAAGTAGCGTCGATGAAAGCGAAATCACCTTCAAGAATGCCTGGGGCATGGCCGACGAAGATCTGTACCGCCAGGCGATCAAACTGGCAGATGCCGATCATGCCAAGCAGGTGCCGTTCTTCCTGCAACTGATGACCACCTCCAATCACCGCCCCTACACCTACCCGGACGGGCGCATCGACATTCCCTCGGGCGAAGGACGAGAAGGTGCGGTGAAGTACACCGACCATGCTATTGCGCAGTTCCTGGGCCAGGTCAGGGACAAGCCCTGGTTCGACAACACGCTGTTCGTCTTCGTCGCCGACCACACCGCCGGCAGCGCTGGCATGGAAGACCTGCCAGTGAGCAACTATCAGATCCCGCTGTGGATCTACGCGCCCAAGCTGATCGAACCGCGGGAAACGTCAATGCTGGCCAGCCAGATCGATCTGGCCCCAACACTGCTTGGTTTGCTCAACGTGAGCTATACCTCGACATTCTTCGGTCGTGACCTGCTTCGTGGCGACGAACTGCCGCCACGGGTGCTGATCGGCAACTACCAACATCTGGGGCTGTTCGACGGCAAGGATCTGGCCATTCTCAGCCCCCGCGGCGGTTTACGGGTCCATGAGGATGCGCTGGGCAACAGCCGTGAACGCAAGGTTGGCGATGACAACCCGCTGATCCGACGGGCAATCACGTACTACCAGAGCGCTGCCTATGGCTTCAGCAAAGGCTTGCTGGCCTGGAAGCCGCAGCAGATCGAAAACGTGACAGTCAGCCCCTGA
- a CDS encoding outer membrane protein OmpK gives MKRITSSLLLGSSLLATLPAVAGDLLEWHGESLTYLYGKDFKVNPGIQQTVTFEHANRWKYGDTFLFIDKIFYNGQADANKGPTTYYGEFSPRLSLGRIFDRNLSFGPVKDVLIAMTYERGEGDNEAYLIGPGFALNVPGFNYFNLNFYVRNTEGSRPGDNVWQITPNWSYTIPVGKSDILIDGYIDWVVDNDETRRGTYHANLQFNPQVKYDLGKALNWGAKQLYVGIEYSYWKDKYGIDNSGNIDSNQSVTSALVKVHF, from the coding sequence ATGAAACGCATCACTTCGTCCCTGTTGCTGGGCAGCAGCCTGCTGGCCACCCTCCCCGCCGTCGCGGGCGACTTGTTGGAGTGGCACGGCGAAAGCCTGACCTACCTGTACGGCAAGGACTTCAAGGTCAACCCAGGTATTCAGCAGACGGTGACGTTCGAACACGCCAACCGGTGGAAGTACGGCGACACCTTCCTGTTCATCGACAAAATCTTCTACAACGGCCAGGCCGATGCCAACAAAGGTCCTACCACCTACTACGGCGAATTCAGCCCACGCCTGTCACTGGGCCGGATCTTCGACCGCAACCTCTCGTTTGGCCCGGTCAAGGACGTGTTGATCGCCATGACCTACGAGCGCGGTGAAGGTGACAACGAAGCCTACCTGATCGGCCCTGGCTTCGCCCTGAACGTGCCGGGCTTCAACTACTTCAACCTGAACTTCTACGTACGTAACACCGAGGGCAGCCGCCCAGGTGATAACGTCTGGCAGATCACCCCGAACTGGTCCTACACCATCCCCGTGGGCAAATCCGACATCCTCATCGATGGCTACATCGACTGGGTGGTGGACAACGACGAGACCCGCCGTGGCACCTACCACGCCAACCTGCAGTTCAACCCACAGGTCAAGTACGACCTGGGCAAAGCGTTGAACTGGGGTGCCAAGCAACTGTATGTGGGTATCGAATACAGCTACTGGAAAGACAAGTACGGCATCGACAACAGCGGCAACATCGACAGCAATCAGAGCGTCACCAGCGCCTTGGTGAAAGTCCACTTCTAA
- the puuE gene encoding allantoinase PuuE, whose translation MSADYPRDLIGYGNNPPHPHWPGNARIALSFVLNYEEGGERNVLHGDKESEAFLSEMVAAQPLQGVRNMSMESLYEYGSRAGVWRLLKLFKETGVPLTIFAVAMAAQRHPDVIRAMVEAGHEICSHGYRWIDYQYMDEQQEREHMLEAIRILTELTGERPLGWYTGRTGPNTRRLVMEEGGFLYDSDTYDDDLPYWEPNNPTGKPHLVIPYTLDTNDMRFTQVQGFNCGEQFFQYLKDAFDVLYAEGAEAPKMLSIGLHCRLVGRPARLAALKRFVEYAKSHDQVWFARRVDIARHWHATHPYKNENA comes from the coding sequence GTGAGCGCTGACTACCCTCGCGACCTGATCGGTTACGGCAACAACCCACCTCACCCGCACTGGCCGGGGAATGCACGCATCGCTCTGTCCTTCGTGCTCAACTATGAAGAAGGCGGCGAACGCAACGTCCTGCACGGTGACAAGGAGTCCGAAGCCTTCCTGTCCGAAATGGTTGCCGCTCAGCCTCTGCAAGGCGTGCGCAACATGAGCATGGAGTCGCTCTACGAATACGGCAGCCGCGCCGGCGTCTGGCGCCTGCTCAAGCTGTTCAAGGAAACCGGCGTTCCCCTGACCATCTTCGCCGTCGCCATGGCCGCCCAGCGCCATCCTGACGTGATCCGCGCCATGGTCGAAGCCGGCCACGAGATCTGCAGCCACGGCTACCGCTGGATCGACTACCAGTACATGGATGAGCAGCAAGAACGCGAGCACATGCTCGAAGCCATCCGCATCCTCACCGAACTGACCGGCGAGCGACCGCTGGGCTGGTACACCGGCCGCACTGGCCCGAACACCCGCCGCCTGGTGATGGAGGAAGGTGGCTTCCTCTATGACAGCGACACCTACGACGATGACCTGCCCTACTGGGAGCCGAACAACCCGACCGGCAAGCCGCACCTGGTGATCCCCTACACCCTGGACACCAACGACATGCGCTTCACCCAGGTCCAGGGCTTCAACTGTGGCGAGCAGTTCTTCCAGTACCTCAAGGATGCCTTCGACGTGCTCTACGCAGAAGGTGCCGAAGCGCCGAAGATGCTGTCGATCGGCCTGCACTGCCGTCTGGTCGGCCGCCCGGCTCGCCTGGCCGCCCTCAAGCGCTTCGTCGAATACGCCAAGAGCCATGACCAGGTCTGGTTCGCCCGCCGCGTGGACATCGCCCGCCACTGGCACGCCACCCACCCGTACAAGAACGAGAACGCCTGA
- the uraD gene encoding 2-oxo-4-hydroxy-4-carboxy-5-ureidoimidazoline decarboxylase, which translates to MTAFKTLKPSTLDRDAFVKVFADIYEHSPWVAEKAYDLGQLGELDEIEALHQRMSDILLSANHEDQLALINAHPDLAGKAAIQGELTESSTNEQAGAGIHQCTAEEFARFTELNDAYKAKFKFPFIMAVKGSNRHQILASFEKRIHNDADAEFKEALAQINLIALFRLLQL; encoded by the coding sequence ATGACTGCCTTCAAGACCCTCAAGCCATCGACCCTGGACCGCGACGCCTTCGTCAAGGTCTTCGCCGACATCTATGAGCACTCGCCGTGGGTTGCCGAAAAAGCCTACGACCTGGGTCAGCTGGGCGAACTGGACGAGATCGAGGCGCTGCACCAGCGCATGAGCGACATCCTGCTCAGCGCCAACCATGAAGACCAACTGGCGCTGATCAACGCTCACCCGGACTTGGCCGGCAAGGCTGCCATCCAGGGCGAGCTGACCGAATCCAGCACCAATGAACAGGCCGGCGCCGGCATCCACCAGTGCACCGCCGAAGAGTTCGCCCGCTTCACCGAACTCAACGATGCCTATAAAGCCAAGTTCAAGTTCCCGTTCATCATGGCGGTCAAGGGCAGCAACCGGCACCAGATCCTCGCCTCCTTCGAGAAACGCATCCACAACGACGCCGATGCCGAATTCAAGGAAGCCCTGGCGCAGATCAACCTGATCGCCCTGTTCCGCCTGCTGCAGCTTTAA
- a CDS encoding outer membrane protein OmpK, translating to MRTINSLILAGGLLASGASFAGDLLQWQNNSLTYLWGKNFKVNPETQQTVTFEHADGWKYGDNFIFVDKIFYQGKKDANNGPNTYYGEISPRLSFGKIFDQKLEFGPIKDVLLAMTYEFGEGDTESYLIGPGFDLAIPGFDYFQLNFYQRTTDGSRPGDNVWQITPVWSYTIPVGSSDILIDGFMDWVVDNDENRRGDYHANLHFNPQVKYDLGKALKVGEKQLYVGIEYDYWKNKYGIKDSDGFTTDQNTMSFLLKYHF from the coding sequence ATGCGTACCATCAACAGCCTGATTCTCGCCGGCGGCCTGCTGGCGTCCGGTGCCAGCTTCGCCGGCGATCTGCTGCAATGGCAGAACAACAGCCTCACCTACCTGTGGGGCAAGAACTTCAAGGTGAACCCTGAAACCCAACAGACCGTCACCTTCGAACACGCCGACGGGTGGAAGTACGGCGACAACTTCATCTTCGTCGACAAGATCTTCTACCAAGGCAAGAAAGACGCGAACAACGGCCCCAACACCTACTACGGCGAGATCAGCCCGCGTCTGTCGTTCGGCAAGATCTTCGACCAGAAGCTCGAGTTCGGCCCGATCAAAGACGTGCTGCTGGCCATGACCTATGAGTTCGGCGAGGGCGACACCGAGTCCTACCTGATCGGTCCAGGCTTCGACCTGGCGATCCCAGGCTTTGACTACTTCCAGCTGAACTTCTACCAGCGCACCACCGACGGCAGCCGTCCGGGTGACAATGTCTGGCAGATCACCCCGGTCTGGTCCTACACCATTCCCGTGGGTTCGTCTGACATCCTCATCGATGGCTTCATGGACTGGGTCGTGGACAACGACGAGAACCGCCGTGGCGACTACCACGCCAACCTGCACTTCAACCCGCAGGTCAAGTACGACTTGGGCAAGGCGCTGAAAGTAGGCGAGAAGCAGTTGTACGTAGGTATCGAGTACGACTACTGGAAGAACAAGTACGGCATTAAAGACAGCGATGGCTTCACCACCGATCAGAACACCATGAGTTTCCTGCTCAAGTACCACTTCTGA
- a CDS encoding urate hydroxylase PuuD has protein sequence MEAHLHEWLNLSIRWVHMITGVAWIGASFYFVWLENNLNRSNPRDGLSGDLWAIHGGGIYHLEKYKLAPPKMPENLHWFKWEAYFTWMSGIALLCVVFYWNPTLYLLAPGSTLSGAEGVAIGIGSLVAGWFIYDFLCDSPLGKKPALLGGVLFVLIIAACFGFSLVFSGRGAYLHTGAIIGTIMVGNVFRIIMPAQRQLVAAIEKNETPDPVLPAKGLLRSRHNNYFTLPVLFIMISNHFPSTYGSQYNWLILAGIAVAAVLIRHYFNTRHDSNKYAWTLPVGALAMICLAYVTGPKPMPSAPEQAAAKVEYQPLPATAIGGKTAAEQRAEDAAKAAEAPAAPAEAPAQATAQAAPGGFEKIHNVIQERCTVCHSAKPTSPLFSAAPAGVMFDTPQQIQAQAARIQAQAVASQIMPLGNITQMTQEERNMVGAWIAKGAPVN, from the coding sequence GTGGAAGCACACCTTCACGAATGGCTGAACCTGAGCATCCGCTGGGTTCACATGATCACCGGTGTCGCCTGGATCGGTGCATCGTTCTACTTCGTCTGGCTGGAAAACAACCTGAACCGGAGCAATCCGCGCGACGGTTTGTCGGGTGACCTTTGGGCCATCCACGGCGGTGGTATCTACCACCTCGAGAAGTACAAGCTCGCCCCGCCGAAGATGCCCGAGAACCTGCACTGGTTCAAATGGGAAGCCTACTTCACCTGGATGTCCGGTATCGCCCTGCTCTGCGTGGTGTTCTACTGGAACCCGACCCTGTACCTGTTGGCACCTGGCAGCACCCTGAGCGGTGCCGAGGGCGTGGCCATCGGTATCGGTTCGCTGGTGGCCGGCTGGTTCATCTATGACTTCCTGTGCGACTCGCCACTGGGCAAGAAACCCGCCCTGCTGGGTGGCGTGCTGTTCGTTCTGATCATCGCGGCTTGCTTCGGCTTCAGCCTGGTGTTCAGCGGTCGCGGTGCCTACCTGCACACCGGCGCGATCATCGGCACCATCATGGTCGGTAACGTGTTCCGCATCATCATGCCAGCCCAGCGCCAGCTGGTGGCGGCCATCGAGAAGAACGAAACCCCTGACCCGGTCCTGCCGGCCAAGGGCCTGCTGCGTTCGCGTCACAACAACTACTTCACCCTGCCGGTGCTGTTCATCATGATCAGCAACCACTTCCCGAGCACCTACGGCAGCCAGTACAACTGGCTGATCCTGGCCGGGATCGCAGTAGCCGCGGTACTGATCCGTCACTACTTCAACACCCGCCACGACAGCAACAAGTACGCCTGGACCCTGCCTGTCGGCGCCCTGGCGATGATCTGCCTGGCCTATGTGACCGGTCCGAAGCCAATGCCGAGCGCACCTGAGCAAGCCGCGGCGAAGGTCGAGTACCAACCGCTGCCGGCAACCGCCATCGGTGGCAAGACCGCTGCCGAGCAACGTGCCGAAGACGCCGCCAAGGCCGCCGAGGCACCTGCCGCACCGGCCGAAGCACCTGCCCAGGCAACCGCCCAGGCCGCCCCGGGTGGTTTCGAGAAGATCCACAACGTCATCCAGGAACGCTGCACCGTGTGCCACTCGGCCAAGCCGACCAGCCCGCTGTTCAGCGCCGCGCCTGCCGGCGTGATGTTCGACACCCCGCAGCAGATCCAGGCCCAGGCCGCGCGCATCCAAGCGCAGGCGGTCGCCAGCCAGATCATGCCGCTGGGCAACATCACCCAGATGACCCAGGAAGAACGCAACATGGTCGGTGCCTGGATCGCCAAAGGCGCTCCGGTCAACTGA
- a CDS encoding nucleobase:cation symporter-2 family protein codes for MSESRKAYIPVAPPRQPLPLFQLILVGLQHVLLMYGGAIAVPLIIGQAAGLSREEVAFLINADLLVAGVATMVQSFGIGPVGIRMPVMMGASFAAVGSMVAMAGMPGVGLQGIFGATIAAGFFGMLIAPFMSKVVRFFPPLVTGTVITSIGLSLFPVAVNWAGGGQEADTFGSPIYLLVAGLVLAVILLINRFMRGFWVNVSVLVGMGLGYVLAGSIGMVDLSGLSEAPWLQVVTPLHFGMPTFSLAPILSMCLVVVIIFVESTGMFLALGKVTDREVTPGMLRRGLMCDAGASFVAGFFNTFTHSSFAQNIGLVQMTGVRCRYVTIVAGALLILLSLLPKAAFLIASIPPAVLGGASIAMFGMVTATGIKILQEADISDRRNQLLVAVSVGFGLIPVVRPEFFAQMPQWMEPITHSGIAMATVSALVLNLLFNILGGAERAVHNAAHQH; via the coding sequence ATGTCCGAGTCCCGCAAGGCGTACATCCCCGTTGCGCCCCCACGACAGCCTCTGCCCCTGTTCCAACTGATCCTGGTGGGTCTGCAACATGTACTGCTGATGTACGGGGGCGCGATTGCCGTGCCTTTGATCATCGGCCAGGCCGCCGGACTGTCTCGTGAAGAAGTCGCTTTCCTGATCAACGCCGACCTGCTGGTCGCTGGCGTTGCCACCATGGTTCAATCGTTCGGTATCGGTCCCGTCGGCATTCGCATGCCGGTGATGATGGGTGCCAGCTTCGCTGCCGTCGGCAGCATGGTCGCCATGGCCGGCATGCCCGGCGTAGGCCTGCAGGGGATCTTCGGCGCGACCATCGCCGCCGGATTCTTCGGCATGCTGATCGCCCCGTTCATGTCCAAAGTCGTGCGGTTCTTCCCCCCACTGGTCACCGGCACCGTCATCACCTCGATCGGCCTGTCGCTGTTCCCGGTCGCGGTCAACTGGGCCGGTGGTGGTCAGGAAGCCGATACCTTCGGCTCGCCGATCTACCTGCTGGTCGCAGGCCTGGTACTGGCGGTCATCCTGCTGATCAACCGCTTCATGCGGGGGTTCTGGGTCAATGTCTCGGTGCTGGTCGGCATGGGTCTGGGCTATGTCCTGGCCGGCTCGATCGGCATGGTGGATCTCTCCGGTCTGTCCGAGGCACCGTGGCTGCAAGTGGTGACGCCACTGCACTTCGGCATGCCGACCTTCAGCCTGGCCCCGATCCTGTCCATGTGCCTGGTGGTGGTGATCATTTTCGTCGAGTCCACCGGCATGTTCCTCGCGCTGGGCAAGGTTACCGACCGTGAAGTCACCCCTGGCATGCTGCGTCGTGGCCTGATGTGCGACGCCGGCGCATCGTTCGTGGCGGGTTTCTTCAACACCTTCACCCACTCCTCCTTCGCCCAGAACATCGGTCTGGTACAGATGACCGGGGTCCGCTGCCGCTACGTCACCATCGTCGCTGGCGCCCTGCTCATCCTGCTCAGCCTGCTGCCGAAGGCGGCCTTCCTGATCGCCTCGATCCCGCCTGCGGTACTGGGCGGGGCGTCCATCGCCATGTTTGGCATGGTCACCGCCACAGGCATCAAGATCCTTCAGGAAGCGGACATCTCCGACCGTCGTAATCAGTTGCTGGTCGCGGTCAGCGTAGGCTTTGGCCTGATCCCTGTGGTCCGTCCAGAGTTCTTCGCGCAGATGCCACAGTGGATGGAACCTATCACCCACAGTGGTATCGCCATGGCAACGGTCAGTGCCCTGGTGCTGAACCTGCTGTTCAACATCCTGGGTGGCGCCGAGCGCGCCGTGCATAACGCAGCCCACCAGCATTGA
- the uraH gene encoding hydroxyisourate hydrolase, protein MGRLTTHVLDAAHGCPGSSIKVELYRVEGQQLELVNTALTNSDGRVDAPLLQGEDYRTGVYQLQFSAGDYYRARGVKLPETAFLDVVVLRFGIDEKQEHYHVPLLISPYSYSTYRGS, encoded by the coding sequence ATGGGACGTTTGACCACACACGTACTGGATGCCGCTCACGGCTGCCCGGGCAGCTCGATCAAGGTTGAGCTGTACCGTGTCGAAGGCCAGCAACTGGAGCTGGTGAACACTGCCCTGACCAACAGCGATGGCCGCGTCGACGCGCCGCTGCTGCAGGGTGAAGACTACCGCACTGGCGTCTACCAGCTGCAATTCAGCGCGGGCGACTACTACCGCGCCCGTGGTGTGAAACTGCCGGAGACCGCCTTCCTGGATGTGGTCGTCCTGCGCTTTGGCATCGATGAGAAGCAAGAGCACTACCACGTGCCGCTGCTGATCTCGCCTTACAGTTACTCGACCTATCGTGGAAGCTAG